The Mercurialis annua linkage group LG8, ddMerAnnu1.2, whole genome shotgun sequence genome window below encodes:
- the LOC126660788 gene encoding uncharacterized protein LOC126660788 — protein sequence MKIFSAGVLSTPKLRSIRNSKDSDNQFWEGTLNATIAYMFVERLLPQGVESHIKVSEFPALKEHWHDQHLGRHFLSVESLTVDGCASFTKALSANLLHSLNMLTTLEVRDCGSMEEVFDLEEMATDEGRVRLLPRLSKLHLIDLPMLRANLWNKDPTKNLDFRNFTVLKVENCNRLNYAFTQSVSLCFVLLQEIHLKKCAMMEGIIKKGESDEEVVPEIICPSLKKISIQKTETGNRHDTKRTREKGIIKK from the exons ATGAAGATTTTCTCTGCCGGAGTCCTGAGCACACCAAAGCTACGTTCAATCAGAAACTCCAAAGATTCAGATAATCAATTCTGGGAGGGAACCCTTAACGCCACCATTGCATACATGTTTGTGGAGCGTCTCCTACCGCAAGGG GTCGAAAGTCATATCAAGGTGTCCGAGTTTCCTGCTCTAAAAGAGCATTGGCATGACCAACACCTGGGGAGGCATTTCCTCAGTGTAGAATCACTGACAGTGGATGGATGTGCATCATTCACGAAAGCTTTATCAGCCAATCTACTGCACTCATTGAACATGCTAACAACGTTGGAAGTAAGAGACTGTGGATCAATGGAAGAAGTATTCGACTTGGAAGAGATGGCTACAGATGAAGGGCGTGTTAGGTTGCTGCCTCGACTAAGTAAATTGCACTTAATTGATCTACCTATGTTAAGAGCTAATTTATGGAACAAGGATCCTACAAAAAATTTGGACTTCCGCAACTTTACAGTGCTCAAAGTGGAAAACTGCAACAGATTGAATTATGCATTTACTCAGAGTGTGTCCTTGTGCTTTGTGCTACTCCAGGAGATACATTTGAAAAAGTGTGCGATGATGGAAGGAATAATCAAAAAGGGGGAATCAGATGAAGAAGTAGTGCCCGAGATCATTTGTCCTTCCTTGAAGAAGATTAGCATACAaaaaacggaaacgggaaacagACATgacacgaaacggacacgggaaaaaggtattattaaaaaatga
- the LOC126661930 gene encoding uncharacterized protein LOC126661930 — protein sequence MQTLCLTIDDPTFQEGVSSDRAAKVLFPQLNSLRFKELPELGRFCAGHPIEFRSLKELYIKICNALTQQVNFNSSEPQFLFNEMVGFSKLEELHLKHLDYLANIWHNQLTPNSFFKLKALCKKYFSSKNRMLKKTQMLL from the exons ATGCAAACCTTGTGTTTAACGATTGATGATCCAACATTTCAAGAAGGTGTATCATCAGACAGGGCGGCTAAGGTATTGTTCCCTCAACTGAACAGCTTGAGGTTTAAAGAACTTCCGGAGTTAGGTAGATTCTGCGCTGGGCATCCAATTGAATTTCGGTCTCTTAAagaattatatatcaaaatatgcAATGCTCTGACCCAACAAGTTAACTTCAACAGCTCTGAACCACAATTTCTCTTTAATGAAATG GTTGGGTTCTCCAAGTTAGAGGAATTGCATCTTAAGCACTTGGACTACTTGGCAAATATATGGCACAATCAGCTCACGCCTAATTCCTTCTTCAAACTGAAAGCCTTG TGCAAGAAATATTTCAGTTCCAAGAATCGAATGCTGAAGAAGACACAAATGTTGTTGTAG